One Synergistaceae bacterium genomic window carries:
- a CDS encoding response regulator, producing the protein MGKKVLIVDDAAFMRMMLKDILQKNDFEVVGEAENGKLGVAAYQKFKPDIVTMDITMPEMNGIDAVKAIKALDPGAKIVMVSAMGQQPMVIEAIQAGANDFIVKPFQPERVVEAISKVLG; encoded by the coding sequence ATGGGCAAAAAGGTTCTTATAGTGGATGACGCAGCCTTTATGCGTATGATGTTGAAGGATATCCTTCAAAAAAATGATTTTGAAGTCGTTGGCGAAGCTGAGAACGGAAAGCTTGGCGTTGCGGCTTACCAGAAGTTCAAGCCGGACATCGTGACGATGGATATTACCATGCCGGAAATGAACGGGATTGATGCGGTGAAGGCAATAAAGGCGCTTGACCCCGGGGCAAAGATTGTCATGGTTTCCGCTATGGGCCAGCAGCCCATGGTTATTGAGGCGATTCAGGCGGGGGCCAATGACTTTATCGTCAAACCTTTCCAGCCGGAGCGTGTTGTGGAGGCTATTTCCAAAGTTCTTGGCTGA
- the fliY gene encoding flagellar motor switch phosphatase FliY, which produces MDELLSQDEINALLSGGSFTPSSSSDLSMEDSQVLDEVGSVFSNSESSVFGMLAGKDVNAKVEETKVMTQAEFKGQFAEAPFLFRATFGGFDDMPLAFVVDVRGALTLADLMMGGEGKELPESPSELYLNAAQEGLSQVLGSSFTSLSSGLLGGRRLMPENTASALQKEDWLPFTDAGAEGKIWVSSVKVEIDGLEPFSVWTVMPAESAKNLAQAIHQVMNASSAPAPSVAAPAPAPAPAPSGAPAGGGFAAPASAPSMSMPPVRGAQQPGPMVDVHPAEFTPLAARGPAGASASRIDLIADIPVRVTVELGKTRKNISEILNMTTGSVIELDKMAGEPVDVLVNGKLIARGEVVVIDENFGVRITEVLNAASKTYAM; this is translated from the coding sequence ATGGATGAACTGCTCAGTCAGGATGAGATAAACGCGCTTCTTTCGGGAGGTTCGTTCACGCCTTCGTCCTCTTCCGACCTGTCCATGGAGGATTCTCAGGTTTTGGACGAAGTCGGGTCCGTCTTTTCCAACTCGGAAAGCAGTGTTTTTGGAATGCTGGCGGGAAAAGACGTCAACGCGAAGGTCGAAGAAACAAAAGTCATGACCCAGGCGGAGTTCAAGGGACAGTTTGCTGAGGCGCCGTTTTTGTTCCGGGCGACTTTCGGCGGTTTCGACGACATGCCTCTGGCGTTTGTGGTAGACGTTCGCGGGGCGCTGACTTTGGCGGACCTGATGATGGGCGGGGAAGGCAAAGAGCTTCCGGAGTCCCCCAGTGAACTGTATTTGAACGCGGCTCAGGAGGGATTAAGTCAGGTTCTGGGGTCTTCCTTTACCAGTCTCAGTAGCGGGCTTCTGGGCGGACGACGTCTGATGCCGGAAAACACCGCTTCCGCGCTGCAGAAAGAAGACTGGCTGCCTTTCACCGACGCCGGAGCGGAGGGAAAGATATGGGTTTCTTCCGTGAAGGTGGAAATCGACGGACTGGAACCTTTTTCCGTGTGGACTGTCATGCCGGCGGAGTCGGCGAAAAATCTGGCCCAGGCGATCCATCAGGTCATGAACGCCTCCAGTGCTCCCGCCCCATCCGTTGCGGCCCCCGCCCCCGCTCCGGCCCCTGCGCCGTCCGGCGCTCCGGCTGGAGGAGGATTCGCCGCGCCGGCCTCTGCACCGTCGATGTCCATGCCACCCGTGCGAGGCGCACAGCAGCCGGGGCCCATGGTGGACGTGCATCCCGCGGAGTTCACGCCTCTCGCTGCCAGGGGACCGGCGGGAGCTTCCGCCAGCAGGATTGATCTGATCGCTGACATCCCGGTGCGAGTGACGGTGGAATTGGGGAAAACAAGGAAAAACATATCCGAAATTTTGAACATGACCACGGGGTCTGTAATTGAACTGGACAAAATGGCGGGAGAACCTGTAGATGTACTGGTTAATGGAAAGCTCATCGCCAGAGGAGAGGTCGTGGTCATCGACGAGAACTTTGGAGTACGTATCACCGAGGTTTTGAACGCGGCTTCCAAAACCTACGCGATGTAG
- a CDS encoding flagellar biosynthetic protein FliR: MMDRLEIPVQLLMVYFLIHLRFVGMMFTSSLFVAAGAPLPLRFLGAVLLTVIAAGTVRESLIPMILFENWISISILALREFLIGTLIGLLAGLPLFALQTAGEQIGMAMGLSMANAIDPMTQSQTSLVSQIQFMVGLWFYFRWNGHLLMVQSVVESLRYIPLAKLSLIPASEIAFGVWVQGVFRLAMKMVIPYYCALLLADVGLGFLARTVPQMNVFILGLPLKVGLGLFVLMLALPLTVDLVHEQLERWIDFALKTALIWR, translated from the coding sequence ATGATGGACAGGCTCGAAATTCCCGTTCAGTTGCTGATGGTGTATTTTTTGATTCACCTGCGTTTTGTGGGAATGATGTTCACGTCGTCGCTTTTTGTTGCGGCGGGGGCGCCTCTGCCGCTGCGTTTTTTGGGAGCCGTCCTCCTGACCGTTATCGCCGCCGGCACGGTCCGGGAGAGCCTTATTCCGATGATCCTTTTCGAAAACTGGATCTCGATTTCCATTTTGGCCCTGAGGGAATTTTTGATCGGAACCCTCATCGGTCTTTTGGCCGGCCTGCCCCTGTTTGCCCTCCAGACGGCGGGAGAACAGATCGGAATGGCGATGGGCCTGTCCATGGCCAACGCCATAGACCCCATGACCCAGAGCCAGACGTCTCTGGTGTCGCAAATTCAGTTTATGGTGGGGCTCTGGTTCTACTTTCGCTGGAACGGACATCTGCTGATGGTTCAATCGGTGGTGGAAAGCCTGCGTTACATCCCCCTGGCGAAACTTTCCCTGATTCCGGCCAGTGAGATCGCTTTTGGCGTTTGGGTGCAGGGCGTTTTCCGCCTGGCGATGAAAATGGTGATTCCCTATTACTGCGCCCTGCTGCTGGCGGACGTGGGGCTGGGTTTTCTCGCGCGAACCGTGCCTCAGATGAACGTGTTCATTCTCGGACTGCCCCTCAAGGTCGGGCTGGGACTTTTCGTGCTGATGCTGGCTCTGCCTCTAACGGTGGACCTGGTTCACGAACAGCTGGAGCGGTGGATCGACTTCGCGCTCAAAACCGCTCTGATCTGGCGATGA
- the fliM gene encoding flagellar motor switch protein FliM: protein MTPDVLSQSEIDSLLSALTSGSVDLDSMTRDSSEYKIKVYDFKRPDKFSKDQLRAIQMIHEAFARQLTTVMSTLVRSMISAEVASVDQLAYEEFVNSLVQPTVIGTLEMYPFNGNALIEINPNLVFAIIDRLLGGKGEFSGKARELTDIEKTVTERVLMRMLELLEESWSTVVDVRFRFESMESNPFFVQICPPRDMVLLVIVKLKVAEVEGMISLCIPYFLMEPIIDKLSSQQWFVSTSRKSDESVRENLMKSLEKVRVPLALELGHTILSLADVYSLEAGDVIRLDEMTNEDVDVRVGNYVRFKAKPGTVEGRLAAEITGKVDVDPEADMSTAESAAGTEGGKN from the coding sequence TTGACTCCCGATGTGTTGTCCCAGAGTGAAATTGATTCCCTGTTGAGCGCGCTGACGAGCGGGTCCGTGGATCTCGACTCCATGACCCGGGACTCCAGCGAGTACAAAATTAAGGTTTATGACTTCAAGCGTCCGGACAAGTTCAGTAAGGACCAGCTTCGAGCCATACAGATGATCCACGAGGCTTTTGCCCGTCAGCTGACCACCGTCATGTCGACGCTGGTGCGTTCCATGATTTCGGCGGAGGTGGCGTCTGTAGATCAGCTCGCTTATGAGGAGTTCGTCAACTCCCTGGTTCAGCCGACGGTTATCGGTACGCTGGAGATGTACCCCTTCAATGGGAACGCCCTTATAGAAATCAATCCCAACCTCGTTTTCGCGATTATCGACAGACTTCTGGGAGGAAAAGGAGAGTTTTCCGGCAAGGCCAGAGAGCTTACGGATATAGAGAAAACGGTGACGGAGCGCGTCCTGATGCGGATGCTGGAACTCCTCGAAGAAAGCTGGAGTACCGTGGTGGACGTGCGTTTTCGGTTTGAAAGCATGGAGAGTAATCCGTTCTTTGTGCAGATTTGTCCCCCGCGGGATATGGTTCTTCTGGTCATCGTCAAGCTGAAGGTGGCCGAAGTGGAGGGTATGATCAGCCTTTGCATCCCTTACTTCCTCATGGAGCCCATTATCGATAAACTTTCGTCACAGCAGTGGTTTGTTTCTACGAGTCGCAAGAGTGACGAGAGCGTGAGAGAAAATCTCATGAAATCTCTGGAGAAAGTGAGAGTTCCGCTGGCGTTGGAACTGGGACATACCATCCTCAGCCTGGCCGACGTCTATTCTCTCGAAGCCGGAGACGTCATTCGCCTGGATGAGATGACGAATGAAGATGTCGATGTCAGAGTGGGAAATTACGTTCGTTTCAAGGCAAAACCGGGAACCGTCGAAGGGCGTCTTGCCGCCGAAATTACGGGTAAAGTCGACGTGGATCCGGAAGCAGATATGAGTACGGCGGAATCAGCGGCCGGAACCGAGGGAGGAAAAAATTAG
- the fliP gene encoding flagellar type III secretion system pore protein FliP (The bacterial flagellar biogenesis protein FliP forms a type III secretion system (T3SS)-type pore required for flagellar assembly.) yields MKNGNSMTERRSSQRMSAGRSRSESGIDSGMNAGPRAGRFFENSGGVDRGIWDCLVFRFSVPSLVLDWKKQKNRIFTILILAASLTLFSCLTFSFPVEAAVAEEAPRIPVPMLQLSLTPAESPRDVALSLQILALMTVLSLAPAILLMLTSFTRIVIVLGFVQRSIGLQQTPPQQVVVGLALFLTLFTMYPTWNRVYEQGLAPYMAGNINSSQAWTETVTPMREFMLRYTRQEELSLMVSMSGMERPASEDVVPTRVLVPAFMLSELKTAFQMGVVIYIPFIVVDMVVSSVLLAMGMMMLPPMSISLPFKILLFVMADGWNLVVVSLLKSFTNVP; encoded by the coding sequence ATGAAGAATGGAAACAGTATGACGGAAAGACGGAGCTCCCAAAGAATGAGCGCGGGCCGGTCTCGGAGTGAATCCGGGATCGATTCCGGAATGAACGCCGGACCGCGTGCGGGGAGGTTTTTTGAAAACTCCGGAGGCGTTGACAGGGGTATTTGGGACTGTCTCGTCTTCAGGTTTTCGGTTCCGTCTTTGGTTTTAGACTGGAAGAAACAGAAAAATCGAATTTTTACGATCCTTATCCTTGCGGCCTCGCTGACCCTCTTTTCCTGCCTGACGTTCTCCTTTCCCGTCGAGGCTGCCGTCGCGGAGGAGGCTCCACGGATACCTGTTCCGATGCTGCAGTTGAGCCTTACGCCTGCGGAATCTCCGCGCGACGTGGCTTTATCCCTGCAAATTTTGGCGCTGATGACTGTTTTGAGCCTGGCGCCGGCAATTTTGCTGATGTTGACGAGCTTTACGCGTATTGTCATCGTTCTGGGCTTCGTTCAGCGTTCCATCGGCCTTCAGCAGACGCCGCCTCAGCAGGTCGTGGTGGGACTCGCTCTTTTTCTCACGCTTTTTACCATGTACCCCACCTGGAATCGGGTTTACGAGCAGGGTCTCGCTCCCTATATGGCGGGCAATATCAATTCATCCCAGGCCTGGACGGAGACGGTGACCCCGATGCGGGAGTTCATGCTTCGCTACACCCGCCAGGAGGAGCTGTCCCTGATGGTTTCCATGTCCGGGATGGAACGTCCCGCTTCTGAGGATGTGGTCCCCACGAGAGTTCTGGTTCCCGCTTTTATGCTGAGCGAGCTCAAAACCGCTTTTCAGATGGGCGTGGTGATCTACATTCCTTTTATCGTGGTGGATATGGTGGTTTCCAGCGTCCTGTTGGCCATGGGCATGATGATGCTGCCTCCCATGTCGATCTCCCTGCCGTTTAAAATACTGCTGTTCGTCATGGCCGATGGCTGGAATCTCGTAGTCGTGAGCCTTCTTAAAAGTTTTACGAACGTGCCCTGA
- the fliQ gene encoding flagellar biosynthesis protein FliQ, producing the protein MEIIPVSMYDVLSGAVWTMLYVVLPVLLVAMGVGLIIGILQTATSIQEQTLIFVPKILAVFLFLVLAGPWMSGKILQMTRDILGQLERFIR; encoded by the coding sequence ATGGAAATAATTCCTGTCAGTATGTATGATGTTTTGAGCGGCGCGGTGTGGACGATGCTTTACGTCGTTTTGCCCGTTTTGCTGGTGGCTATGGGAGTGGGACTGATTATCGGCATTTTACAGACCGCCACGTCCATCCAGGAGCAGACCCTCATTTTTGTTCCCAAAATTCTGGCGGTATTTTTGTTTCTCGTCCTCGCCGGTCCCTGGATGTCCGGAAAAATTTTGCAGATGACCCGGGATATTTTGGGACAGCTTGAACGATTCATAAGATGA
- the flhB gene encoding flagellar biosynthesis protein FlhB yields the protein MDRLRAQNRSDLAMTPVGEEMGIRAFFFDLQFFAQERTEPATPKKRQKVRSEGKVCKSVDLTAAVEILAGLLGLLAMGSSIILGLVGYLRETLSFLGEETLLRDGWFSWTADTAVRVYVSSWVFVGLLIVVAVIAVIIRQVGWSITFEPFSFNLGRLNPVTGMKKIISLRSVVELLKGLLKASIFALIIYIALKDKLPDAIRAMQIPPENGALQLWDLLWNLSMRLALMLLVMGAIDYFYQKWDFEKSIRMSRQEIKEEYKQMEGDPQIKNKIRQKQRELAKKRMMSSVPKADVVITNPTTLAIALVYNRELMVAPQLTAKGKGFVARRIREIAEEYGIPIVEDKPLAWALYEGVEIGEEVPENLYRGVAEILAMVYRLKKKPSVVV from the coding sequence GTGGATCGACTTCGCGCTCAAAACCGCTCTGATCTGGCGATGACGCCCGTCGGCGAAGAAATGGGGATTCGGGCCTTCTTTTTCGACCTGCAGTTTTTTGCGCAGGAGCGAACGGAACCCGCCACCCCGAAAAAACGTCAGAAGGTGCGGTCCGAGGGGAAGGTCTGCAAAAGCGTGGACCTGACGGCGGCTGTGGAGATTCTGGCGGGGCTGCTGGGGCTTTTGGCCATGGGCTCTTCCATTATTCTGGGACTGGTGGGCTACCTGCGGGAAACCCTCTCCTTTCTGGGGGAGGAAACGCTGCTGCGGGATGGCTGGTTCAGCTGGACGGCGGATACGGCGGTGCGGGTTTACGTCAGCTCCTGGGTGTTCGTGGGCCTTCTTATCGTCGTTGCCGTCATCGCCGTCATAATCCGGCAGGTGGGCTGGAGCATCACCTTTGAGCCCTTCAGTTTCAATCTCGGACGTCTGAACCCCGTCACCGGCATGAAAAAGATCATCTCCCTGAGGTCTGTGGTGGAGCTTCTCAAGGGCCTGCTGAAGGCGTCGATTTTTGCCCTCATCATTTACATCGCGCTGAAGGACAAGCTGCCCGACGCGATCCGGGCGATGCAGATCCCACCGGAAAACGGGGCGCTTCAGCTCTGGGATCTGCTCTGGAACCTGTCCATGCGACTGGCCCTCATGCTGTTGGTCATGGGAGCCATCGACTACTTCTACCAGAAATGGGATTTTGAAAAATCCATTCGAATGAGCCGGCAGGAGATCAAGGAAGAGTATAAGCAGATGGAGGGGGATCCCCAGATCAAGAACAAGATTCGCCAGAAACAGCGGGAACTGGCGAAAAAAAGAATGATGTCCTCCGTTCCGAAGGCGGACGTGGTCATCACCAACCCCACAACTCTGGCAATCGCTCTGGTGTACAATCGGGAACTGATGGTCGCCCCCCAGCTCACGGCCAAGGGCAAGGGCTTCGTCGCCCGAAGAATTCGTGAAATTGCTGAGGAATACGGCATTCCCATCGTCGAAGACAAACCCCTCGCCTGGGCGCTTTACGAGGGAGTCGAGATCGGGGAAGAAGTTCCGGAAAACCTGTATCGCGGTGTTGCGGAAATCCTGGCCATGGTTTACCGGCTGAAGAAAAAACCTTCTGTTGTTGTATAA
- the pfkA gene encoding 6-phosphofructokinase, with the protein MERIAVLTSGGDAPGMNAAIRAVVRTCLFNEKECIGVMRGFEGLIDGDYIPLNRASVGGILHRGGTILKTARSERFMTEQGQDAAIAKMREAGIEGLVVIGGDGSFHGAKRLHDKGFPVIGIPGTIDNDVAGTDETIGFDTAVNTALEAIMRLRDTASSHDRLFIVEVMGRNAGFLALEIAVASGAEYVVVPELPLSIGNLCQRLRISHEVRKSHTLIILAEGVMHGNDMRDKLQDTGGYDARVTVLGYIQRGGSPTSFDVILASRMGAYAAESLFVGKSGVMVGNMNHRMVLTDLERTWSERKSLSPELLGLMEKLN; encoded by the coding sequence ATGGAACGCATTGCGGTACTCACCAGCGGGGGGGACGCGCCCGGAATGAACGCGGCCATAAGGGCGGTGGTTCGGACGTGTCTTTTTAACGAAAAAGAATGTATAGGCGTCATGAGGGGCTTTGAAGGGCTTATTGACGGGGATTATATTCCCCTGAACCGGGCCTCGGTGGGGGGCATTCTTCACAGGGGAGGCACGATTTTGAAAACGGCCCGCAGCGAGCGGTTCATGACCGAACAGGGACAGGATGCCGCCATCGCCAAAATGCGGGAAGCAGGAATAGAGGGTTTGGTTGTGATCGGAGGCGACGGCTCCTTCCATGGAGCCAAACGGCTGCACGACAAGGGATTTCCTGTCATTGGCATCCCCGGAACCATCGACAACGACGTGGCCGGCACGGATGAGACCATCGGTTTCGACACGGCCGTAAATACGGCGCTGGAGGCGATCATGCGCCTGCGGGACACGGCGTCCAGTCACGACCGCCTATTCATCGTGGAGGTCATGGGGCGCAACGCGGGGTTCCTCGCTCTGGAAATCGCGGTGGCCTCCGGCGCGGAGTACGTGGTGGTTCCCGAACTGCCCCTGAGCATCGGCAACCTCTGCCAGAGATTGCGCATTTCTCACGAGGTGCGGAAGAGCCATACTCTCATTATCCTTGCGGAGGGCGTGATGCACGGCAACGATATGAGGGACAAACTCCAGGATACGGGAGGCTATGACGCTCGCGTCACGGTGCTGGGCTATATCCAGCGGGGAGGCAGTCCCACCTCCTTCGACGTCATTCTGGCCTCGCGGATGGGCGCTTACGCGGCGGAATCCCTGTTTGTGGGAAAGTCCGGCGTGATGGTGGGGAACATGAACCACAGAATGGTTCTGACCGACCTGGAACGGACCTGGAGTGAGCGCAAAAGCCTGAGCCCCGAACTTTTGGGTCTGATGGAGAAACTGAACTAG